Proteins encoded by one window of Arachis hypogaea cultivar Tifrunner chromosome 1, arahy.Tifrunner.gnm2.J5K5, whole genome shotgun sequence:
- the LOC112703763 gene encoding FCS-Like Zinc finger 15 — protein MVGLSVVLEAQKSVGSSSTTKKQIPQVINKTTMMLTTTTTNNDTPSSSSLSPSSSSQNSFAFQGPTATTFLEQCFLCRKRLLPGNDIYMYKGDRAFCSVDCRCKQIFIDEEEAVTKSKCSSSSSSSTSPHNHHRRATTTNRPPRHGAGGAFAY, from the exons ATGGTGGGTCTGAGTGTAGTGTTGGAAGCGCAGAAAAGTGTTGGTAGTAGTAGCACCACCAAGAAGCAGATTCCTCAAGTCATTAATAAAACCACCATGAtgctcaccaccaccaccacaaacaACGAcactccttcttcttcctccctttctccgTCTTCTTCTTCTCAGAACTCTTTTGCGTTTCAGGGACCCACAGCCACTACTTTTCTAGAACAATGCTTTCTGTGCAGGAAGAGGCTCTTGCCTGGCAATGACATCTACATGTACAA AGGTGACAGGGCTTTCTGTAGCGTGGATTGCAGGTGCAAGCAGATTTTCATCGACGAGGAAGAGGCTGTTACCAAATCCAaatgttcctcttcttcttcttcttcaacctctccTCATAATCATCACCGCAGAGCAACCACCACAAACAGACCTCCTCGGCATGGTGCTGGTGGCGCTTTTGCATACTGA